A section of the Enterococcus montenegrensis genome encodes:
- the moaC gene encoding cyclic pyranopterin monophosphate synthase MoaC, with protein sequence MNNELTHFNEQERAKMVDVTDKKVNYRMATAQATVKMTKETLQRIKAGQVKKGDVLAVAQVAGIMAAKKTSELIPMCHLLLLSGVDILFTDNEVDTLTIQATVKVNGQTGVEMEALTACQITALTVYDMCKAMDKSMVITDCHLVEKIGGKSGHYTKQ encoded by the coding sequence ATGAACAATGAATTAACGCATTTCAATGAACAAGAGCGGGCAAAAATGGTAGATGTCACCGACAAAAAGGTAAATTACCGGATGGCAACGGCACAAGCGACAGTAAAAATGACCAAAGAGACGTTACAACGGATTAAAGCAGGCCAAGTAAAAAAAGGGGATGTGTTAGCTGTCGCCCAAGTAGCAGGTATTATGGCAGCAAAAAAAACGAGTGAATTAATTCCGATGTGTCATTTGCTACTTCTAAGTGGCGTGGATATATTATTTACCGATAATGAAGTTGATACGTTGACTATTCAAGCAACAGTCAAAGTAAATGGGCAGACAGGTGTAGAGATGGAAGCATTAACGGCGTGTCAAATTACAGCATTAACAGTTTACGACATGTGTAAAGCAATGGATAAGAGCATGGTGATTACTGACTGTCACTTGGTAGAAAAAATTGGTGGTAAAAGTGGGCATTACACCAAGCAATAA
- a CDS encoding MogA/MoaB family molybdenum cofactor biosynthesis protein — translation MKVNVSILTVSDTRSLADDFSGQLIFELLTKKNFNPSRHIIVKDDCAAITHGVGSLVANSDAIILNGGTGIAKRDVTFEAITPLLVQEIPGFGELFRYLSFKEIGSHALASRALAGFTQDDTLLFCLPGSTKACQLGMEKLILPELVHLLKERRK, via the coding sequence ATGAAAGTTAATGTAAGTATCCTCACCGTTAGCGATACCCGTAGTCTTGCAGATGATTTTTCCGGCCAGCTGATTTTTGAATTATTAACAAAAAAAAATTTCAATCCATCCCGACATATTATCGTTAAAGATGATTGCGCTGCAATTACCCATGGGGTCGGCTCACTGGTGGCTAATAGCGACGCAATTATTTTAAATGGCGGTACCGGTATCGCCAAACGTGATGTCACCTTTGAAGCCATCACACCACTTCTAGTGCAGGAAATACCGGGCTTTGGGGAATTATTTCGTTATCTTAGCTTTAAAGAAATTGGCAGCCACGCCCTTGCTTCTCGCGCTTTAGCGGGTTTTACCCAAGATGATACTTTGCTTTTTTGTTTACCTGGTTCCACGAAGGCTTGTCAGTTAGGCATGGAAAAACTCATCTTACCAGAATTAGTCCATCTATTAAAAGAGCGCCGAAAATAA